From the genome of Psychroserpens ponticola, one region includes:
- the rlmB gene encoding 23S rRNA (guanosine(2251)-2'-O)-methyltransferase RlmB, with amino-acid sequence MEKETTIFGIRAIMEAIKSEENIDKVFLQKGLRGDLFSELEDLLRKERLNISYVPVEKLNRLSKQNHQGAIAQIAPISFYTIENLVESVLESGKTPLFLLLDQLSDVRNFGAIIRTAECTGVSGIIIQKKGGAPVNGDTIKTSAGAIFKIPICKVDHIKDAVFYMQASGIKVIAATEKAEDTIYDVSFKEPCAIVMGSEGKGINPSVLKVSDDKAKLPILGEIESLNVSVACGAFLYEAVRQRR; translated from the coding sequence ATGGAAAAAGAGACTACAATTTTTGGTATTCGTGCAATTATGGAAGCCATTAAATCTGAAGAAAATATTGATAAAGTATTTTTACAAAAGGGATTACGAGGTGATTTATTTTCAGAATTAGAAGACTTACTAAGAAAAGAACGTCTCAATATATCTTATGTTCCAGTAGAAAAACTAAACAGACTTTCTAAACAAAATCATCAAGGCGCAATAGCTCAAATAGCTCCTATAAGTTTCTATACGATTGAAAACTTAGTCGAATCGGTTTTAGAATCTGGTAAAACACCTCTCTTTCTTCTCCTCGATCAATTAAGTGATGTCAGAAATTTTGGTGCAATTATAAGAACTGCAGAATGCACAGGAGTTTCAGGAATTATCATTCAGAAAAAAGGAGGAGCTCCTGTAAATGGTGATACTATAAAAACAAGTGCAGGCGCAATTTTTAAAATCCCGATTTGTAAAGTTGATCATATTAAAGATGCTGTATTTTACATGCAAGCTTCTGGAATAAAAGTAATTGCAGCAACCGAAAAAGCTGAAGACACCATTTATGATGTGTCATTTAAAGAACCATGTGCAATCGTAATGGGTTCCGAAGGTAAAGGCATTAATCCTTCCGTATTAAAAGTTTCAGATGATAAGGCAAAATTGCCAATCTTAGGGGAAATTGAATCTTTAAATGTTTCTGTAGCTTGTGGTGCGTTTCTTTATGAGGCTGTAAGGCAAAGACGTTAA
- the radC gene encoding RadC family protein: MTKKHTAFSIKNWSQDDQPREKLRDKGKAVLSDAELVAILIGSGNRDESAVSLSKRILASVDNNLNALGKLSLKQLMTFKGIGEAKAIAIVAALEIGRRRRGNEALEKNKISSSVSVFELLQPIIGELPHEEFWIVYLNNSNKVIQKNQLSKGGITGTLVDVRLALKIALEVGAVGLILAHNHPSGTLKPSEADKNLTQKLKLAAQSLDIKVLDHLIITENSYFSFADESLL; encoded by the coding sequence ATGACTAAAAAACATACAGCCTTTTCCATAAAAAATTGGTCACAAGACGATCAACCTAGAGAGAAGCTTCGCGATAAAGGCAAAGCAGTCCTAAGCGATGCAGAATTAGTCGCTATTCTAATTGGTTCTGGGAATAGAGATGAAAGCGCTGTGTCATTAAGTAAGCGAATTTTAGCAAGTGTTGATAATAATCTTAATGCATTAGGAAAGTTGTCTTTAAAACAACTCATGACCTTTAAAGGAATTGGGGAAGCCAAAGCCATAGCTATTGTTGCTGCCTTAGAAATTGGTAGACGCAGACGAGGTAACGAAGCACTAGAAAAAAATAAAATTAGCTCTAGTGTTTCTGTTTTTGAACTCCTACAACCCATAATTGGTGAGTTGCCTCATGAAGAGTTTTGGATTGTTTATTTAAATAATTCTAATAAAGTCATTCAGAAAAACCAATTAAGTAAAGGCGGAATTACTGGAACTTTAGTCGATGTTCGTTTGGCACTTAAAATAGCTTTAGAAGTTGGAGCTGTTGGGTTGATATTAGCTCATAACCATCCGTCTGGTACTTTAAAACCCAGTGAAGCCGATAAAAATTTGACTCAAAAACTAAAATTGGCTGCTCAAAGTTTAGATATAAAGGTTTTAGATCATCTCATCATTACTGAAAATAGTTACTTTAGTTTTGCTGATGAATCTCTATTGTAA
- a CDS encoding rhomboid family intramembrane serine protease, with translation MSQNQQQFKYSTGVVAYPVFFVLFIWVVFWLQVRFFPVIKTFGVYPQKLEGLSGILFSPFIHADIQHLYHNSIPLFILSVALFYFYRKISWKVIFYGILLSGLITWIIGRPSNHIGASGLVYVLVSFIFFKGIFAKHYRLVALSLIIIFLYGSMIWYVFPVKEGMSWEGHLGGLISGLFFAIVFRKSVAKPERYVWQQPDYNEDDDPFLKHFDENGNFIEISEPEIEDEMPSEENTLNITYTFKEKKD, from the coding sequence ATGAGTCAAAACCAACAACAGTTTAAATATTCTACAGGAGTCGTTGCGTATCCTGTGTTTTTTGTGCTTTTTATTTGGGTTGTGTTTTGGTTACAAGTGCGTTTTTTTCCAGTAATTAAAACGTTTGGCGTGTATCCTCAAAAGCTTGAAGGACTAAGTGGTATTTTATTTAGCCCTTTTATTCATGCAGATATTCAGCATTTATATCACAATAGTATTCCGCTGTTTATCCTTTCGGTAGCCTTATTTTATTTCTATCGAAAAATTTCTTGGAAAGTCATTTTCTATGGTATTTTACTTTCAGGATTAATTACATGGATAATTGGTCGACCTTCAAATCATATTGGAGCAAGTGGTTTAGTCTATGTGCTCGTAAGTTTTATTTTCTTTAAGGGCATTTTTGCTAAGCATTACAGATTAGTTGCTTTATCTCTAATTATTATTTTTTTATACGGAAGCATGATTTGGTACGTGTTTCCTGTTAAGGAAGGTATGTCTTGGGAAGGACATTTGGGCGGATTAATATCTGGATTGTTTTTTGCAATTGTTTTTAGGAAATCGGTCGCAAAGCCAGAACGTTATGTTTGGCAGCAGCCAGATTATAACGAAGATGATGATCCGTTTCTAAAGCACTTTGATGAAAACGGAAACTTTATTGAAATTTCAGAACCTGAAATCGAAGATGAGATGCCTTCCGAAGAAAACACATTGAATATTACCTATACATTTAAAGAAAAAAAGGATTAA
- a CDS encoding replication-associated recombination protein A — protein MNEPLAERLRPQTLDDYLSQSHLVGKTGVLTQQLQNGAIASMIFWGPPGTGKTTLANIIANESNRPFYTLSAINSGVKNIRDVIDKAKQRGGLFTTKNPILFIDEIHRFSKSQQDSLLQAVEKGWVTLIGATTENPSFEVIPALLSRCQVYVLNAFDKSDLEALLKRAIKEDDSLSKRNIKLKETEALIRLSGGDARKLLNAFELIVTSFTSDEKIVITNEIVSEKVQNNTVRYDKTGEQHYDIISAFIKSIRGSDPNAAVYWLARMIEGGEDVKFIARRLLILASEDIGNANPTALVIANNTFQAVSIIGYPESRIILSQCATYLATSPKSNAAYEAIGKAQQLVKDTGDLSVPLSVRNAPTKLMKELGYGDNYKYAHSYDNNFANHEFLPEEIINTTLYNPGNNTRENAQREFLKQRWKDKYGY, from the coding sequence ATGAACGAACCATTAGCAGAACGATTACGTCCGCAAACACTTGATGATTATTTAAGTCAGTCGCATTTAGTTGGCAAAACTGGCGTTTTAACTCAACAATTACAAAATGGAGCCATAGCTTCCATGATATTTTGGGGACCACCTGGAACTGGGAAGACGACACTAGCGAACATTATAGCCAATGAGTCTAACAGACCTTTTTATACGCTAAGTGCTATCAATTCTGGAGTTAAAAACATTAGAGACGTTATAGACAAAGCCAAGCAAAGAGGTGGATTGTTCACCACTAAAAATCCTATTTTGTTTATTGATGAGATTCATCGGTTTAGCAAATCTCAACAGGATTCACTTTTGCAAGCTGTTGAAAAAGGTTGGGTGACATTAATAGGTGCCACAACAGAAAACCCAAGTTTTGAAGTGATTCCAGCATTACTTTCAAGATGTCAAGTATATGTTTTAAATGCATTTGACAAATCCGATTTAGAAGCGCTTTTAAAGCGTGCCATAAAAGAAGACGATTCACTATCAAAGCGCAACATAAAACTAAAAGAAACAGAAGCACTTATTAGACTTTCTGGAGGTGATGCTCGTAAATTACTTAATGCTTTTGAACTTATTGTTACTTCATTTACAAGTGATGAAAAGATTGTAATTACAAATGAAATTGTTTCAGAGAAAGTACAAAACAACACGGTTAGATATGATAAAACTGGAGAACAGCATTACGATATCATTTCGGCATTTATAAAATCGATTAGAGGTAGTGATCCTAATGCAGCTGTATATTGGTTGGCGAGAATGATTGAAGGAGGTGAAGATGTAAAATTCATCGCCAGACGTTTACTTATTTTAGCTAGTGAAGATATTGGTAATGCAAATCCTACTGCCTTAGTGATAGCGAATAACACTTTTCAAGCAGTCTCTATAATTGGCTATCCTGAATCACGAATTATTTTAAGTCAGTGTGCTACCTATTTAGCTACGTCTCCAAAGAGCAATGCTGCATACGAAGCAATTGGTAAAGCACAACAATTAGTTAAAGACACTGGAGATTTGTCTGTACCTCTTTCCGTACGAAATGCACCTACAAAATTAATGAAAGAATTGGGCTATGGCGATAATTATAAATATGCACATAGTTATGACAACAATTTTGCAAATCACGAATTCTTACCAGAAGAGATTATAAACACAACCCTTTATAATCCTGGAAACAACACAAGAGAAAATGCGCAACGTGAATTTTTAAAGCAACGCTGGAAAGACAAATACGGTTACTAG
- a CDS encoding outer membrane protein assembly factor yields MPNKFHTYIAILFFLFFVKIYSQNLELKVIGSDELETKVIDSIGYENFFKDYITLKIEIDSIAKRFLSIGHINSQLLKIKRQNDSLYEAKFSLKARYNSITIIHNGLIDKDILKVADIKSEGTSFTLPISKLENTLKFINTEIANRGKPFSTLQLKDIKKESDSSLSANLELSLPIERSIDKIIIKGYEKFPKTYIKHYMKIKIGQRFNLSRIKEKTSELNDLRFANQIKDPEVLFTKDSTILYMYIEKTKSNSFDGFLGFGTNEDTNKIEFDGYLNLSLTNNLNYGETLKLLYKSDENDQQTFDGNVTMPYMFGSPLGVEVNLNIFRKDSTFVTARQSAKLNYQINSNHLVSVGLSSVNSSDLLDTQVSSINDFNSSYYFTNYIYTKRQNYDFLFSVNFLFDITGGFGNRTFDDVHENQTKFTLNTYKIFNLNDRNSIYIRGSGQIIDSETFLENELPRFGGINSIRGFEENSLIANMYGVINTEYRYRLNRDIYVHSVIDAAYFENKISNQKGKLFGFGFGFGLLSKAGLFRFNYSSGKSENQQFKLSDSKVHLSLTATF; encoded by the coding sequence ATGCCTAATAAATTTCATACTTACATTGCTATTCTGTTTTTTCTTTTTTTTGTGAAAATTTATTCTCAAAATCTAGAACTTAAAGTTATTGGAAGTGATGAATTAGAAACCAAAGTTATTGATTCAATAGGATATGAAAATTTTTTTAAGGATTATATTACTCTAAAAATCGAAATCGATTCAATAGCCAAACGATTTTTATCTATTGGCCATATAAATAGTCAGTTATTAAAAATTAAACGGCAGAATGATTCTTTATATGAAGCAAAATTCAGTTTAAAGGCACGCTATAATTCTATTACCATAATTCATAATGGTTTAATTGATAAAGACATTTTAAAAGTAGCTGATATAAAATCAGAAGGAACGTCATTTACGCTTCCTATTTCTAAATTAGAAAACACTTTAAAGTTTATAAATACTGAAATTGCTAATCGTGGCAAACCCTTTTCAACTCTTCAACTAAAAGATATTAAGAAAGAGAGTGATAGTAGCCTTTCAGCAAACTTAGAATTATCACTGCCTATTGAGCGTTCAATAGATAAAATAATTATTAAGGGCTATGAAAAGTTTCCGAAGACATATATAAAACATTATATGAAGATTAAAATTGGGCAACGCTTTAACTTATCTCGTATTAAAGAAAAAACGTCTGAGCTTAATGATTTACGTTTTGCTAATCAGATTAAAGATCCTGAAGTGCTATTTACAAAAGATTCTACAATACTATATATGTATATAGAAAAAACCAAGAGTAATTCTTTTGATGGCTTTTTAGGTTTCGGAACCAATGAAGACACTAACAAAATAGAATTTGATGGATATCTAAACTTAAGTCTCACCAACAATCTTAATTATGGCGAGACATTAAAGCTACTTTATAAAAGCGATGAGAATGATCAACAAACCTTTGATGGCAACGTTACAATGCCATATATGTTTGGTTCTCCTTTAGGCGTTGAAGTCAACTTAAATATTTTCAGGAAAGATTCTACTTTTGTAACTGCAAGACAATCTGCAAAACTCAATTACCAAATAAATTCTAATCATCTTGTAAGTGTTGGTTTGAGTAGTGTCAATTCTTCAGACTTACTAGACACTCAAGTATCTTCAATTAATGATTTTAATTCAAGTTATTATTTTACGAATTATATTTACACCAAACGCCAAAATTATGACTTCCTATTTTCCGTAAATTTCTTGTTTGATATTACTGGTGGATTTGGAAATAGAACATTTGACGATGTCCATGAAAACCAAACGAAGTTTACACTAAATACATATAAAATATTTAACCTTAATGATCGGAATAGTATTTATATTAGAGGAAGTGGTCAAATTATAGATTCTGAAACGTTTCTTGAAAATGAACTTCCTAGATTTGGAGGTATTAATTCTATTCGTGGTTTTGAAGAAAATAGTTTGATTGCTAACATGTATGGCGTGATTAATACCGAATATCGTTATCGATTAAATCGCGACATTTATGTACATTCAGTTATTGATGCTGCTTACTTTGAAAACAAGATAAGCAACCAAAAAGGAAAGCTATTTGGATTTGGATTTGGGTTTGGGCTACTTAGTAAAGCTGGTTTATTTCGTTTTAACTATTCTAGCGGAAAATCAGAAAATCAACAATTTAAATTATCTGATTCTAAAGTGCACTTAAGTTTAACGGCCACTTTTTAG
- the rpsL gene encoding 30S ribosomal protein S12, which produces MPTISQLVRKGRAKITKKSKSAALDSCPQRRGVCTRVYTTTPKKPNSAMRKVARVRLTNGNEVNAYIGGEGHNLQEHSIVLVRGGRVKDLPGVRYHIVRGALDTAGVAGRTQRRSKYGAKRPKK; this is translated from the coding sequence ATGCCAACAATTTCACAATTAGTACGAAAAGGAAGAGCCAAAATAACCAAGAAGAGTAAATCGGCTGCTTTAGATTCGTGTCCACAAAGACGTGGTGTGTGTACTCGTGTTTACACGACGACTCCTAAAAAACCAAACTCAGCAATGCGTAAGGTAGCAAGGGTTCGTTTAACAAACGGAAACGAGGTTAATGCATACATCGGTGGTGAAGGACATAATTTACAAGAGCACTCGATAGTATTGGTTAGAGGTGGAAGGGTAAAAGATTTGCCAGGAGTTAGATATCACATTGTTCGTGGTGCCTTAGACACAGCAGGTGTTGCAGGTAGAACACAACGTAGATCTAAGTATGGTGCAAAACGCCCTAAGAAGTAA
- a CDS encoding YjjG family noncanonical pyrimidine nucleotidase translates to MKIKDIKHVFFDLDHTLWDFDKNSALTFDKIFELHQLNIDKNQFLSRYEPINLNYWKLYREEKIDKSNLRYKRLKDTFDAIEFEVSDDTINQLSEDYITYLTSFNHLFEGTFELLEHLTKHYQLHIITNGFDEAQQKKMDNANISQYFETVTNSEIAGVKKPNPIIFEYALNSAKAKPHESIMIGDNIEADILGALEMGFDAILFNYHNHKADVQIKQVTSLLDIKMYL, encoded by the coding sequence ATGAAGATTAAGGATATTAAACATGTGTTTTTCGATCTCGATCATACACTTTGGGATTTTGATAAAAACTCAGCGCTTACCTTCGATAAAATATTTGAGTTGCATCAATTGAATATTGATAAGAATCAATTTTTATCAAGGTATGAACCTATTAATTTGAACTATTGGAAACTCTATCGTGAAGAGAAAATAGACAAGTCTAATTTGCGTTATAAACGTTTGAAAGATACTTTTGATGCTATTGAGTTTGAAGTTTCAGACGATACCATAAATCAATTATCTGAAGACTATATAACATATTTAACAAGCTTTAATCACTTATTTGAAGGCACTTTTGAGTTATTAGAACACTTAACTAAACATTATCAATTGCATATTATTACGAATGGATTTGATGAAGCTCAGCAAAAAAAGATGGATAATGCTAATATCTCTCAATATTTTGAAACGGTTACAAATTCAGAAATTGCAGGTGTAAAAAAGCCAAATCCTATTATTTTTGAATATGCCTTAAATAGTGCTAAAGCAAAGCCACATGAAAGTATAATGATTGGAGACAATATTGAAGCCGATATTTTAGGAGCACTTGAGATGGGTTTTGATGCCATTTTGTTCAATTATCATAATCATAAAGCAGATGTTCAAATAAAGCAAGTAACGTCTTTATTAGATATAAAAATGTATCTTTAA
- the rpsG gene encoding 30S ribosomal protein S7, with translation MRKRAAKKRPLLPDPRFNDQLVTRFVNMMMWDGKKSVAFKVFYDAIDIVESKKTDEEKTALETWKDALSNVMPHVEVRSRRVGGATFQIPMQIRPDRKVSTAMKWLISYSRKRNEKSMPQKLAAEILAAAKEEGAAVKKRVDTHKMAEANKAFSHFRF, from the coding sequence ATGAGAAAAAGAGCAGCAAAAAAGAGACCGCTTTTACCAGATCCACGTTTTAACGACCAGTTAGTAACTCGTTTCGTTAACATGATGATGTGGGATGGAAAGAAGTCTGTCGCTTTTAAAGTATTCTATGATGCAATTGATATCGTAGAATCAAAGAAAACTGACGAAGAAAAAACAGCTTTAGAAACTTGGAAAGACGCTTTATCAAACGTAATGCCTCACGTAGAAGTACGTAGTCGTCGTGTTGGTGGTGCGACATTTCAAATTCCAATGCAAATTCGTCCAGATCGTAAAGTATCAACAGCTATGAAGTGGTTGATATCTTACTCAAGAAAAAGAAATGAAAAATCTATGCCTCAAAAGTTAGCTGCTGAAATTTTAGCTGCAGCTAAAGAAGAAGGAGCAGCTGTTAAAAAGAGAGTTGATACTCACAAAATGGCAGAAGCGAATAAGGCATTCTCACACTTTAGATTTTAA
- a CDS encoding polysaccharide deacetylase family protein produces MLLVYTHKITPRLRYTFKHLCTRILGIPVSFTTTIEDFIAHESIKISYTKQPLSNEIFVRCHELLFEQGLSDIDINVQKWEETKCFFSTGEKSVLPFDIFAASFYLLSRYEEYLPHVKDDFGRFTASESIAFNNNFLHQPVVDIWAYKFKTILEYKFENFNFPQKKYTVQPVIDVPRAYYYRKKGLIRTFGGIFNDLFRLRLKRLYLRTLVLSGFKRDPHDTFKWIINKQKTCDFKFVVLFLIGDYSTYDKNINVNKKEFVSLIKSVADYCKVGIKASYFALDDISILKKEKKKMEAIVNYELQASRHSFSKLNLPKSYRHLVELEINQDYTMGYIKELGFRAGTCTPFLFYDLDYEVQTPLQIHSFHCLDAALLKHQSQLDKKEALQRIIKQVKQVNGTFTPVFHNYSFSDDVLWKGYRELFTIILDSANED; encoded by the coding sequence ATGCTCCTCGTTTATACACATAAAATAACACCAAGGTTACGTTACACATTTAAGCATTTGTGTACACGAATATTAGGGATTCCAGTATCGTTTACAACTACAATTGAAGATTTTATTGCTCATGAGAGTATAAAAATATCATATACAAAACAACCTTTGAGTAATGAAATTTTTGTGAGATGTCATGAGCTGCTTTTTGAACAAGGCCTTTCAGATATTGATATAAATGTTCAGAAATGGGAAGAAACAAAATGTTTTTTTTCTACAGGAGAAAAGAGTGTTTTGCCTTTTGATATTTTTGCGGCTTCTTTTTATTTGCTGAGTCGATATGAAGAATACTTGCCTCATGTAAAGGATGATTTTGGTCGATTTACAGCTTCTGAAAGTATTGCCTTCAATAACAATTTTTTACATCAACCAGTTGTAGATATTTGGGCGTATAAGTTTAAAACGATTTTAGAATATAAATTTGAAAACTTTAATTTTCCGCAGAAAAAATATACTGTGCAACCCGTTATTGATGTGCCAAGAGCATACTATTATCGAAAAAAAGGATTGATACGAACCTTTGGTGGAATCTTTAATGACTTGTTTCGACTACGATTGAAGCGTTTGTATCTAAGAACTTTAGTTTTATCTGGGTTTAAGCGTGATCCACACGATACATTTAAATGGATAATTAATAAACAAAAAACCTGTGATTTTAAGTTTGTAGTTTTATTTTTAATAGGTGATTATTCTACATATGACAAAAATATCAATGTCAATAAAAAGGAATTCGTATCTCTAATTAAATCCGTTGCAGATTATTGTAAAGTAGGTATCAAAGCCTCATATTTTGCCTTAGATGATATTTCTATTTTGAAAAAGGAAAAGAAAAAAATGGAAGCAATTGTTAATTATGAACTTCAAGCGTCAAGACATTCATTTTCTAAACTAAACTTGCCCAAGTCATATCGTCATCTGGTAGAACTTGAAATTAACCAGGATTATACAATGGGTTATATTAAAGAATTAGGATTTAGAGCAGGAACTTGCACGCCATTTTTGTTTTATGATTTGGATTATGAAGTCCAAACTCCATTGCAAATTCATTCTTTTCATTGCTTAGACGCAGCATTGTTGAAACACCAGTCTCAATTAGATAAAAAAGAAGCCCTACAGCGTATAATAAAACAAGTCAAACAAGTCAATGGGACGTTTACACCTGTGTTCCATAATTATAGTTTTAGTGACGATGTACTTTGGAAAGGGTATAGAGAATTATTCACCATAATATTAGATTCAGCAAATGAAGATTAA
- a CDS encoding aryl-sulfate sulfotransferase — translation MTLKKIATLLVFIAFSSGLVSQNTVGVISYNQNDTYNGLTLFTSLTETYLINSCGEVVNQWTSAFPPGNAVYLLEDGSLLRAGKVTNTTIMFGGTGGIVEKFDWEGNLTWSFTMSDDTTIQHHDIFPMPNGNILILAVTIMSNAEAIQAGRDPNLLTDGVLFNEQILEIEPLGINQANVVWEWNIKDHLIQDFDVTKDNFGVVENNPQLLDINFLGGLSGSENWLHMNSIQYNNNLDQIVMSARHMSEIYIIDHSTSTAEASGDTGGIYNKGGDFLYRWGNPQSYRQGTQNDQKLFGQHYPHWIPDGLPNAGQLILYNNGFSRTPSFSEVFILTPPTTAPGVYDYTSNTAYGPTATDYTYTNPVDPINFFSRILSGAQVLPNGNILICDGDSGYFFEIDSNENIVWEYINPSGATGILSQGDDPEGIPNLVFRAHKYGYDNPAFTGRDLTPGNPIELNSGINEPCDVLSTEEFAFEDVTVYPNPATDVIKVNSTHQINKIEIYNSLGAIISQVSNSNEINVSSYNSGIYFVRISSDTRSITKKIIKH, via the coding sequence ATGACATTAAAAAAAATTGCAACGCTCTTAGTCTTTATCGCATTTAGTTCAGGATTAGTATCTCAGAATACCGTTGGAGTAATTTCCTATAATCAAAACGACACGTATAACGGATTAACATTATTTACATCTCTAACTGAAACCTATCTCATAAATAGTTGTGGAGAAGTCGTGAACCAATGGACTAGTGCCTTTCCTCCAGGAAATGCAGTTTATCTTTTAGAAGATGGCTCATTATTAAGAGCAGGAAAAGTAACAAATACGACTATAATGTTTGGTGGCACAGGTGGAATAGTTGAAAAATTTGATTGGGAAGGCAACCTAACGTGGAGCTTTACAATGTCTGATGACACCACAATACAACATCATGATATTTTCCCGATGCCAAACGGAAATATATTAATACTAGCGGTTACAATAATGTCTAATGCTGAAGCAATTCAGGCAGGTCGTGATCCAAACCTACTTACAGATGGTGTGCTATTTAATGAACAGATTTTAGAGATCGAACCTTTGGGTATTAATCAAGCTAATGTAGTTTGGGAATGGAATATCAAAGACCATTTAATTCAAGATTTTGATGTTACTAAAGATAATTTTGGTGTTGTTGAAAACAATCCACAATTACTTGACATTAATTTTTTAGGTGGTTTAAGTGGAAGTGAAAATTGGCTACACATGAACTCCATACAATACAATAACAATCTTGATCAAATTGTAATGAGCGCGAGACATATGAGTGAAATTTATATTATTGATCATTCAACATCAACAGCTGAAGCTTCTGGTGATACTGGTGGAATTTACAATAAAGGTGGCGACTTTTTGTATCGATGGGGAAACCCACAATCCTATAGACAAGGCACTCAAAACGATCAAAAGCTTTTCGGACAACATTATCCACATTGGATTCCTGATGGTTTGCCAAATGCTGGTCAGTTGATTTTATATAACAATGGCTTCTCAAGAACACCTAGTTTTTCAGAAGTCTTTATTTTAACACCTCCAACTACAGCTCCTGGTGTATATGATTACACGTCAAACACAGCTTATGGACCAACAGCTACGGATTATACGTACACCAATCCTGTTGATCCTATTAATTTCTTTTCAAGAATACTATCTGGTGCTCAAGTACTTCCCAATGGAAACATCTTGATTTGTGATGGTGATTCTGGATACTTCTTTGAGATTGATTCTAATGAAAATATCGTTTGGGAATATATTAATCCTTCTGGAGCAACTGGAATATTATCACAAGGAGATGATCCTGAAGGTATTCCAAATTTAGTGTTTCGAGCACATAAATATGGTTATGATAACCCAGCTTTTACTGGACGTGATTTAACTCCTGGAAATCCAATAGAATTAAACTCAGGTATAAATGAACCTTGTGATGTTTTAAGCACTGAAGAATTTGCATTTGAAGATGTAACAGTGTATCCAAATCCTGCCACTGATGTTATCAAAGTAAATTCAACACATCAAATCAATAAAATTGAAATTTACAATAGTCTTGGAGCTATAATAAGTCAAGTAAGTAATTCTAATGAAATAAATGTTTCAAGTTATAATTCTGGAATTTACTTTGTACGAATTTCGTCAGACACGAGATCTATCACTAAAAAAATAATTAAACACTAA